The Aurantiacibacter gangjinensis genome includes a region encoding these proteins:
- a CDS encoding EcsC family protein: MDFQRQQAKFRRSKPSRLGRGIERLTHPFGKAIAGVLPRAAVEAVLKGIDSAVGAPQLVNFDHDPADLVAARRAATRVSRAARAISGSSGAAAGLGGIVTAGLDIPATIAIALRTIRDTGRAYGYEGLGPQEKLFRLQILELSAINDPEERQARIAALEASIGPDGELVAADHEKIVPVVDQAIERVSRAIALNSFRSRAGMIVPIIGSAVGGIVNVSFQGDVGEAARFAFQERALRARDNPGAAATVEV, encoded by the coding sequence ATGGACTTCCAGCGACAACAGGCGAAATTTCGCCGTAGCAAGCCCTCCCGCCTCGGCCGCGGGATTGAGCGCCTGACCCACCCATTCGGCAAGGCCATTGCCGGTGTCCTGCCCCGAGCGGCGGTGGAAGCAGTGCTGAAAGGCATCGACAGCGCTGTGGGCGCGCCGCAGCTCGTCAATTTCGACCACGACCCCGCAGACCTCGTCGCCGCCCGTCGCGCCGCCACCCGTGTATCACGCGCTGCGCGCGCCATCAGCGGGTCGAGCGGAGCGGCAGCGGGGCTCGGCGGCATAGTCACCGCCGGCCTGGATATTCCCGCGACGATCGCCATCGCGCTACGCACGATCCGCGATACCGGGCGCGCCTATGGTTATGAGGGCTTGGGGCCGCAGGAAAAGCTGTTCCGCCTGCAAATCCTCGAACTTTCCGCAATCAACGATCCGGAAGAACGGCAGGCACGCATTGCCGCGCTGGAGGCGTCCATCGGTCCGGATGGCGAGCTTGTGGCTGCCGACCATGAAAAGATCGTCCCCGTCGTGGACCAAGCCATAGAACGCGTATCGCGCGCCATCGCGCTCAATTCCTTTCGCAGCCGCGCGGGGATGATCGTGCCGATCATCGGCTCTGCCGTGGGCGGCATCGTGAACGTGTCTTTCCAGGGCGATGTCGGCGAGGCGGCGCGCTTCGCCTTTCAGGAGAGGGCGCTGAGAGCGCGCGACAACCCGGGCGCTGCTGCCACGGTCGAAGTGTAG
- a CDS encoding DedA family protein gives MRQEKRSETWRRWAKIGGLAFTLFVVPMLVILPFGGTLIEWTRTLADAAPAEAFATIVGLLALDAFAALPHGLIGALAGSALDWWLAALATWLGIMAASLIAYCIGRYAGRPLARRLLGEKDMQLAEARAAGISALLLFATRPVPVVGEVILIAAGIACYPMARFLTSIGMANALLALAYTGLGGAIGEDRPEDLLLIATIGIPALGIAGFALVTTLRRNKA, from the coding sequence GTGAGACAGGAGAAGCGTAGCGAGACCTGGCGGCGCTGGGCGAAGATCGGCGGGCTGGCTTTCACACTATTCGTCGTGCCCATGCTGGTCATCCTGCCCTTCGGCGGCACGCTGATCGAGTGGACGAGGACGCTGGCCGATGCGGCCCCGGCAGAAGCATTCGCAACGATTGTAGGCCTGCTGGCGCTGGATGCGTTTGCCGCCTTGCCGCACGGCCTGATCGGCGCGCTGGCGGGCAGCGCGCTGGACTGGTGGCTGGCGGCATTGGCGACATGGCTGGGCATTATGGCGGCAAGCCTCATCGCCTATTGCATCGGGCGTTATGCGGGCAGGCCGTTAGCGCGGCGATTGCTGGGCGAAAAAGACATGCAGTTGGCAGAGGCAAGAGCGGCGGGCATCTCCGCGCTGCTCCTATTCGCAACGCGGCCGGTTCCGGTTGTGGGGGAAGTCATCCTGATCGCCGCCGGTATCGCGTGCTATCCGATGGCACGTTTCCTCACGTCCATAGGCATGGCGAATGCGTTGCTGGCACTGGCCTATACCGGTCTTGGCGGCGCTATCGGAGAAGACCGACCGGAAGACTTGCTGCTGATCGCGACCATCGGGATACCCGCGCTGGGGATTGCCGGGTTCGCGCTTGTCACCACGCTCCGCCGCAACAAGGCCTGA
- a CDS encoding energy transducer TonB, producing MPLEQAQWARRIIENYPSRALRQEQEGRVQFTVTVGTNGRVNACRITKSSGFPILDDAACRGMERYARFEPALDRSGNPVEGSWSTAVVYAIN from the coding sequence GTGCCGCTCGAACAGGCCCAGTGGGCGCGGCGGATCATCGAGAACTATCCCAGCCGGGCGCTGCGTCAGGAGCAGGAGGGCCGGGTCCAGTTTACCGTGACGGTGGGCACAAATGGGCGGGTGAATGCCTGCCGGATCACCAAGAGCAGCGGCTTTCCGATCCTCGACGATGCGGCATGCCGAGGGATGGAACGCTATGCCCGCTTCGAACCGGCGCTGGACAGATCGGGCAACCCGGTCGAGGGTAGCTGGTCTACCGCCGTCGTCTACGCGATCAACTAG